One Hemibagrus wyckioides isolate EC202008001 linkage group LG07, SWU_Hwy_1.0, whole genome shotgun sequence DNA segment encodes these proteins:
- the rgs18 gene encoding regulator of G-protein signaling 18 has product METFVFLFPQFNFSAPKEEVYFKMLGETVWRATRMKDSQSRNKDKEKDKDKDKKYRLSLLMTRSGSHENVSPEKKVPSKTNHIPPEVALKWSDSFEDLLAHPDGVETFTQFLRSEFSEENIEFWLACEDYKSTTSSANLQCKAKQMYAVFIDTEAPKEINIDHSTKQDIQKNIAQPTASCFDSAQTKIYTLMKKDCYPRFLTSDIYLSLTKRKAPPAMTRRRSRSFVFSDREDSAAAWL; this is encoded by the exons ATGGAGAcctttgtctttctgtttcctCAATTCAACTTCTCTGCCCCTAAGGAGGAAGTGTATTTCAAAATGCTCGGCGAAACCGTGTGGCGTGCTACCAGAATGAAAGACAGCCAGTCGag AAATAAggacaaagaaaaagacaaagacaagGACAAAAAATATCGACTTAGCCTTTTGATGACCAGGTCTGGATCTCATGAGAATGTGAGCCCAGAGAAAAAGGTGCCATCAAAAACCAATCA TATTCCACCTGAGGTCGCTTTGAAATGGAGCGATTCGTTTGAAGACCTTCTGGCACATCCAG ATGGAGTGGAGACCTTCACACAATTCCTGCGCTCGGAGTTCAGCGAGGAGAACATCGAGTTTTGGTTAGCATGTGAGGATTACAAGAGTACAACTTCCTCTGCCAATCTGCAATGCAAGGCTAAGCAGATGTACGCCGTATTTATTGACACTGAGGCTCCCAAAGAG ATTAACATCGATCACTCTACCAAGCAGGACATTCAGAAGAACATCGCACAACCGACGGCATCATGTTTCGATTCGGCGCAGACCAAAATCTACACTTTGATGAAGAAGGACTGCTACCCACGCTTCCTCACCTCGGACATCTACCTGAGTCTGACCAAAAGGAAAGCACCTCCGGCCATGACCAGGAGACGGTCCAGATCGTTTGTCTTCAGCGACCGTGAGGATAGCGCAGCAGCCTGGTTGTAG